TTGGAAAATCTCGACATCGACGCCTGGTGAGAAGTGCGCAAAAGATGGTGGAGTCGTATAGATTCTGACCCCACCACAAGACGTTAGCGATTGGTCCGATTCCAGGAGGGAGACTTCGCGAGCGGGATAGGGCACGTGATGCACCTGACCAGAATAGATCCGTCGGCGATACTCCAGAAACAATAGGTAGCGTTCGAGGAAGAAGAACTCGATTGAATCGGGGTCGAAAGGCCCGATCTCGCGACCGATCTGATAACGCACCTTCAAACGGCCGTCGCTCCGCTGCCGCTGCAGGATGTACTCGATCAGGTCGCCTCGCCGTGTTAGTTCCATCTGGGCGTGGTAATACGGAAGCGACCACAACCAGCGAGCTCCCCAGACAGCCAGCCGACTGGCCGCGTCGAGCGACAGAAAGTAAACGCCAGGCCGACCTTGATAGTGGACGTAGGTCCGAACGTTCGTTTCCAGAAAGTTCATCCCAGCCCATTTCGGCCACGATGCGTTCCGGACGCCAAGCATGCTGAAGGGGACCACACCGATGTAAGCCTGACCGTCGAAGCAATCGATTTCGAGTCGCGACGGCACCAGCGGCCGCAGCATTTCGACCGGCACTGGCCAATGAAGAAACAACAGATCCCGCCACTGCTGGAATCCTCGAGCCGGGCCTTCAGGGCGGAGCGTGGGAGT
This genomic interval from Bremerella sp. JC817 contains the following:
- a CDS encoding DUF2071 domain-containing protein, whose translation is MIDRITPTLRPEGPARGFQQWRDLLFLHWPVPVEMLRPLVPSRLEIDCFDGQAYIGVVPFSMLGVRNASWPKWAGMNFLETNVRTYVHYQGRPGVYFLSLDAASRLAVWGARWLWSLPYYHAQMELTRRGDLIEYILQRQRSDGRLKVRYQIGREIGPFDPDSIEFFFLERYLLFLEYRRRIYSGQVHHVPYPAREVSLLESDQSLTSCGGVRIYTTPPSFAHFSPGVDVEIFQLRAISAAG